From the Exiguobacterium marinum DSM 16307 genome, the window TGGGTATTGACGAAGCATAAACAAAGAGGGCTCGAGTTTCCGGGCGGGAAAGTCGAGCCGGGCGAGCATGAGGACGCCGCCGCAATCCGAGAAGTTTATGAAGAGACCGGTGGGATCGTGCAGACACTACGCTACTTGGGACAGTATCGGGTGCTCGGTCGAGGTGATACGGTCGTCAAAAATATTTACTTTGCTGAGATTGAGCGATTTGAGGATCATCCTGCCGTCGATGAGACGGAT encodes:
- the ytkD gene encoding RNA deprotection pyrophosphohydrolase, encoding MKTFKDYYHNQVELSFTHYPFSDTPLHVWVVARYEDKWVLTKHKQRGLEFPGGKVEPGEHEDAAAIREVYEETGGIVQTLRYLGQYRVLGRGDTVVKNIYFAEIERFEDHPAVDETDGAVLIDALPGNLLRNQRYSFMMKDRVLPETMRVLHEQQLV